The Peribacillus simplex genome contains a region encoding:
- a CDS encoding DUF1540 domain-containing protein yields MKLEVLCNVENCTYWAEGNQCVADSIYVVGLDNNDADNVEETACKTFEPRKQ; encoded by the coding sequence ATGAAACTCGAAGTTTTGTGTAACGTAGAGAATTGTACGTACTGGGCCGAGGGGAATCAATGTGTTGCCGACTCCATTTATGTCGTGGGCCTTGATAACAATGATGCTGACAATGTTGAGGAAACGGCTTGTAAAACCTTTGAACCTCGCAAACAATAA
- a CDS encoding IDEAL domain-containing protein: MEKNLANTPPQPYINVKDSEFAEMVLNKALLNFRKEQIRKEIDQSLQDQNKEEFLRLTEELKNIS, translated from the coding sequence ATGGAAAAGAATTTGGCTAATACACCACCACAACCTTACATAAACGTTAAGGATTCTGAATTTGCTGAAATGGTGTTAAACAAAGCCCTTCTTAATTTCCGAAAAGAGCAAATCCGAAAAGAGATTGACCAGTCATTACAGGATCAAAACAAAGAAGAATTCCTACGATTAACAGAGGAATTGAAAAACATTTCTTAA
- a CDS encoding recombinase family protein — MLIGYPSVSTGLQNLDLQTDALTQHDCTIILHNKMRETKKQRPDLEETHQYACEGDTIVVWRLDQLGHNMQVLIQIEYSLIEIGMGFHSLPENLSMDKSNATGWRWFNLKTVFEIVDLYLCVKF; from the coding sequence GTGTTAATTGGATATCCAAGTGTGTCAACCGGATTGCAAAATTTGGATTTACAAACAGATGCGTTAACGCAACATGATTGTACGATAATCCTTCACAACAAAATGAGAGAGACAAAAAAACAACGTCCTGATTTAGAGGAAACACATCAGTATGCATGTGAAGGCGATACAATCGTCGTTTGGAGATTGGATCAACTAGGCCATAACATGCAAGTTTTGATTCAAATTGAGTATAGCTTAATTGAAATAGGTATGGGCTTTCATAGTCTGCCAGAAAACCTATCAATGGACAAAAGCAATGCAACGGGATGGAGGTGGTTCAATCTAAAGACTGTATTCGAGATCGTAGATCTTTATTTATGCGTAAAATTTTAG
- a CDS encoding HYR domain-containing protein, with protein sequence MCVHQLRGSFFPPCTTKVICKATDASGNTSICSFDVSVIV encoded by the coding sequence TTGTGTGTACACCAGCTTCGGGGTTCTTTCTTTCCTCCTTGTACGACAAAGGTCATTTGTAAAGCTACCGATGCTTCTGGAAATACCAGCATTTGTTCGTTCGACGTGTCGGTAATTGTATAG
- a CDS encoding GTP pyrophosphokinase — protein MLKKKMKIEVIQKVLDNWRGFFLPYQMALHELESDFKVIDLEWKTQHGYSPIEHMKTRMKKLSSLVEKIQRKEIPLTQEAVRNEIRDILGVRIVTSFIDDVYMLKEHIEQREDIRMIHVKDYIQDPKMSGYKSLHLIVETQVILSNEIIWVPAEIQIRTSAMDFWASTEHKLNYKYQGETIPEDAQKQLIELAKASSLMDKEMSRLRTKLLAN, from the coding sequence ATGCTGAAAAAAAAGATGAAAATCGAGGTTATTCAAAAAGTATTAGACAATTGGAGGGGGTTCTTTTTACCTTACCAAATGGCATTGCATGAATTAGAAAGTGATTTCAAGGTTATTGATTTAGAATGGAAAACACAACATGGCTATTCTCCTATTGAACATATGAAAACACGTATGAAAAAATTAAGTTCTTTGGTGGAGAAAATACAAAGAAAAGAAATCCCTTTAACACAAGAAGCGGTGAGGAATGAAATAAGAGATATTTTGGGAGTAAGAATTGTCACAAGTTTTATTGATGACGTATATATGTTGAAGGAGCATATCGAGCAACGTGAAGACATTCGAATGATACACGTAAAGGATTATATTCAGGACCCGAAAATGAGCGGATATAAAAGTTTGCACCTGATTGTAGAAACCCAGGTCATCCTATCCAACGAAATAATATGGGTTCCTGCAGAAATACAAATTCGTACTTCCGCTATGGATTTTTGGGCATCCACCGAGCATAAACTAAACTATAAATATCAAGGCGAGACTATACCAGAGGATGCTCAAAAGCAGCTAATTGAGCTTGCCAAAGCTTCTTCCTTAATGGATAAAGAAATGTCAAGATTAAGAACAAAATTACTAGCCAATTAA
- a CDS encoding IS110 family transposase has translation MNPVVGLDVAKGESQVQAFLDKKKPYKRSFKVAHTVEGLESLHRYLREIENLTGIRPPVVLESTGHYHTPFVQYFEERGYLLIIINPLVSYRAKSSSLRKVKTDVIDAYHLCELYYKEDLEPNKKRGIQLLNLRNLTRQHENVTGIYVQTKLQFQAVLDQVFPEYHGVFGDLYSVVSLLTLLEYPTSGDVLVVDEEALGNKIDEFCTSRSRKWANTKAKKLIAAAAKNPFQTTLYQSHIMSLEMYIKMLIEYQKHLSKLEEEIGALAKEIEEYKIIQSIPGIGEKIAATIISEIGEIDRFNHPKKLVAFAGIDPSIFESGIFKGSVNKITKRGSSRLRHALYMAVRCAIRDCRKKKTTDEVIPRNKRLREFYDKKRKEGKPYKVAVIACANKLLQWIYALLQNNSTFQDLA, from the coding sequence ATGAATCCAGTAGTAGGTCTGGATGTAGCTAAAGGTGAAAGTCAGGTTCAAGCATTCTTGGATAAGAAGAAGCCTTATAAAAGAAGTTTTAAAGTAGCACATACCGTTGAAGGGCTAGAGAGCTTACACCGATATCTTAGAGAGATAGAAAACTTAACAGGAATTCGACCTCCGGTCGTTTTAGAGTCTACTGGGCATTATCATACTCCATTTGTTCAGTATTTCGAGGAAAGAGGTTATTTACTAATTATCATTAACCCACTTGTCTCCTATCGAGCAAAGAGCTCATCTCTACGAAAAGTAAAGACAGATGTGATTGATGCTTACCATCTCTGCGAGCTGTATTATAAAGAAGATCTGGAACCAAATAAAAAACGAGGAATTCAACTCTTAAACCTTCGTAACCTTACAAGACAACACGAAAATGTAACGGGTATATATGTACAAACGAAACTCCAATTTCAAGCAGTACTTGATCAGGTTTTCCCTGAGTATCATGGGGTTTTTGGGGATTTATATTCAGTTGTCTCTTTACTAACCTTATTAGAATATCCTACATCTGGAGATGTTTTGGTAGTCGATGAAGAAGCTTTAGGTAATAAAATCGATGAATTTTGTACAAGTCGTTCAAGAAAGTGGGCAAATACAAAGGCAAAGAAACTTATAGCTGCAGCAGCTAAAAATCCCTTTCAGACAACACTGTATCAAAGTCATATAATGAGCTTAGAAATGTATATCAAAATGCTTATAGAATACCAAAAGCACCTATCAAAGTTGGAAGAAGAGATAGGTGCTTTGGCTAAAGAAATTGAAGAATATAAGATAATCCAATCAATCCCTGGTATCGGTGAAAAAATCGCGGCAACGATTATTTCTGAAATTGGTGAGATTGATCGGTTTAATCACCCTAAAAAACTCGTAGCATTTGCAGGAATTGATCCTAGTATCTTTGAATCTGGTATATTCAAGGGATCCGTAAACAAAATAACCAAAAGAGGTTCGAGTAGATTACGGCATGCCTTATATATGGCTGTTCGATGTGCCATTCGTGATTGTCGCAAAAAGAAAACGACTGATGAAGTTATCCCTCGTAACAAGAGATTGCGTGAGTTCTATGATAAGAAACGGAAAGAAGGAAAGCCCTATAAAGTAGCTGTTATAGCATGTGCTAATAAGCTTCTACAATGGATATATGCACTATTACAAAACAACTCGACTTTCCAAGACCTGGCCTAG
- a CDS encoding YfmQ family protein, with product MTGPVLILTIIMTIFKLVVTCLPTDVVNWLLNKFKMHPTLSDGNTVITMDGKRLEGEAKKQVIQDVNHAMVLKKNHIFPGNESLFLQPTSGVEPLVIDTKKDKKDIRLLVFVYGDHLDVVKQYKKKLVAYSMRSESLQDRSMMKGMDVKEA from the coding sequence ATGACAGGACCCGTTTTGATTTTGACCATTATTATGACGATATTTAAACTAGTTGTTACCTGCCTTCCAACCGATGTCGTCAATTGGCTTTTGAATAAATTTAAGATGCATCCAACACTTAGTGACGGGAATACCGTGATCACGATGGACGGAAAACGATTGGAAGGGGAAGCGAAGAAACAGGTGATTCAGGATGTTAACCACGCGATGGTTTTGAAGAAAAATCATATATTTCCTGGAAACGAATCCTTGTTTTTACAGCCAACGAGTGGTGTAGAGCCATTGGTCATCGATACGAAAAAAGACAAAAAGGATATTCGGTTACTGGTGTTCGTGTACGGCGACCATCTCGATGTCGTAAAACAGTACAAGAAGAAGCTAGTGGCATATAGCATGCGTTCCGAGAGCCTCCAAGACCGTTCGATGATGAAGGGAATGGATGTAAAAGAAGCATAA
- a CDS encoding FadR/GntR family transcriptional regulator, translating into MGKIFIKKVSETVEQEIEKMIESGKFQSGEKLPSVRELCDLFGVGRSAVRDAITTLKGKGTVYVKQGEGTYICEFDSTKLFTNHMLIPSCEDIKDLFQVRKILETGIAEMAASNRSVQDLVRMEEILSNLCINGWEGDYHFHMAIANATGNKSLIQLVQTISTTMKKAMIDFHRYIQENENIVKTMDEQHDKIYESIKMGNPIKANQSMINHLHYVEEILQNNILQKV; encoded by the coding sequence GTGGGGAAAATATTCATCAAGAAAGTGTCGGAAACAGTCGAACAAGAAATAGAGAAGATGATAGAGTCTGGTAAATTTCAGTCAGGTGAAAAGCTTCCATCCGTTAGGGAATTATGTGATTTATTCGGTGTTGGACGTTCCGCTGTCCGAGATGCAATCACAACACTTAAAGGAAAAGGTACTGTTTACGTGAAACAAGGGGAAGGTACATACATTTGCGAATTTGATTCCACAAAATTGTTTACCAACCATATGTTAATCCCCAGCTGTGAAGACATAAAAGACTTATTTCAAGTCAGGAAAATATTGGAGACAGGTATTGCGGAAATGGCTGCTTCCAATCGGTCGGTACAAGATTTGGTACGTATGGAAGAAATCCTTTCAAACCTCTGTATCAATGGCTGGGAAGGGGACTACCACTTTCATATGGCGATTGCTAATGCGACAGGAAACAAAAGCCTGATCCAATTAGTGCAAACCATTTCAACCACCATGAAGAAGGCAATGATTGATTTTCACAGGTATATTCAAGAGAATGAGAACATCGTAAAAACGATGGATGAACAACATGATAAAATCTATGAATCAATAAAGATGGGGAACCCTATAAAAGCTAATCAGTCGATGATTAACCACTTACATTATGTTGAAGAAATTTTGCAAAACAATATTTTACAAAAGGTATGA
- a CDS encoding FAD-binding oxidoreductase — protein sequence MIVADLLSDLKSFLPDVQIVDGKNQRHPLGNGGQVSVYPKTEGEIASILKYANDKGKKITVVGGGTKRGFGGLIETADILLSLSKYKGIVKHTVGDMTLTVKAGTSFKELQEYLAQHNQKVSLDPVWPEDATIGGIIASNESGPKRLGYGSSRDVVIGLRLVYPDGNIIRAGGNVVKNVAGYDMNKLFIGSMGTLGILSEVTLKLRPIPKYESLGLLVFPDGNLEEVRSLAVKLLDSVMEPIALELLNPALSERLTGQNVYTLAISFEDVESSVHYQEDFVKNIQPSNAKMTVLSQNQAQAFWEKFYSISPNGATLASGKQIEAALKIGVVNLDVLKVIKECHILHHSSTLTVEAHGGLGHGICQVNLKGTDEEDLTQVILKLRKFVEALGGYVIVKHLPLTLRQQIDVWGEKPSYFFLLDGIKTKIDPNRVLNNKRFVGGI from the coding sequence TTGATCGTAGCGGATCTTCTATCAGATTTAAAGTCATTTTTACCTGATGTGCAAATAGTTGATGGGAAAAATCAAAGACATCCACTTGGGAATGGTGGTCAGGTATCGGTTTACCCGAAAACAGAGGGAGAAATAGCAAGTATTTTAAAGTATGCAAACGATAAAGGGAAAAAAATAACGGTGGTAGGAGGCGGAACCAAGAGAGGTTTTGGAGGATTGATTGAAACAGCTGATATCTTACTCTCATTATCGAAATATAAAGGAATTGTCAAACATACTGTAGGAGATATGACATTAACGGTTAAAGCAGGTACTTCATTTAAAGAATTGCAAGAATATTTGGCACAACATAATCAGAAGGTTTCATTGGACCCTGTATGGCCTGAAGATGCCACAATTGGCGGAATCATCGCTTCAAATGAAAGCGGCCCCAAAAGATTGGGTTATGGTTCTTCCAGAGATGTGGTAATAGGACTTCGCTTGGTTTACCCGGATGGCAATATCATAAGAGCTGGGGGAAATGTAGTAAAGAATGTTGCTGGGTACGATATGAACAAACTTTTTATAGGATCGATGGGTACACTTGGTATTTTATCTGAAGTGACTTTGAAGCTTAGACCAATACCAAAGTACGAAAGCCTTGGACTGTTAGTGTTTCCCGATGGAAATCTCGAAGAAGTTCGGTCACTAGCAGTTAAACTGTTGGATTCAGTGATGGAACCAATCGCTTTGGAACTGCTAAATCCAGCTTTATCGGAAAGGTTAACGGGGCAAAACGTTTATACATTAGCAATTTCATTTGAAGATGTGGAGAGCTCTGTTCATTACCAGGAGGATTTTGTAAAGAACATCCAACCTTCTAACGCAAAAATGACAGTGCTTTCACAAAATCAGGCACAAGCTTTTTGGGAAAAATTTTATTCGATTTCTCCAAATGGGGCAACACTTGCTAGTGGAAAACAAATAGAAGCCGCATTGAAAATAGGCGTTGTTAACCTAGATGTTTTGAAGGTCATTAAAGAATGCCACATTTTACATCACTCTAGTACTCTTACAGTAGAAGCACATGGAGGACTAGGTCATGGAATATGCCAGGTTAACCTAAAGGGAACTGACGAGGAAGACCTAACACAGGTAATATTAAAGCTCAGAAAATTCGTTGAAGCATTGGGTGGTTATGTGATTGTGAAGCATCTGCCTTTAACGCTCCGTCAGCAAATTGATGTATGGGGTGAAAAACCATCATATTTCTTCTTGTTAGATGGAATTAAAACAAAGATTGATCCGAATAGAGTACTTAATAATAAAAGATTCGTGGGAGGGATTTAA